The Thermogemmata fonticola genome has a window encoding:
- a CDS encoding M6 family metalloprotease domain-containing protein: protein MFKSRYGIGLVILCGGMSWAVVRSAEEVAPHPRLVLPGYRTVVDAVRADPKQFRLQVASTPTPAGFLGVVLAEKNGAVIVEEVALDSPAEAAGLQAGDRLLALDGQPVRHLTAAREYLRDLLAGHTLQLEIERKGLRQKLQATLTPVSAPLAPPERPFGKGPAGKFGGWDDRLPRAWRKSVYRLAVLGIEYPDVKHNPKITAEDWTRAFFSTDEYQDKSPTGEKVYGSMRDYYHEVSYGKLKLEGQFLGWVQVSKKRQDYSTGSSSSPAERRALLVEALDAYTAKHGKDSLKDFDGVCFLYAGGRVQTSRGGLYWPHRANVTYQGRSIPYFIVPEGGNRMTDISVCCHEFGHLLGLPDLYARPEQPGSEGVWQWCVMSNQLGGGRPQHPSAWCKEQLGWIEPVVLDPRIPQKLILSPIWNDPRQCYKVMIRPDGTEYFLLEYRTRNGWDAGLPAEGLLIWRVFAGANRGGQPVYLEESHGIQGASGPRLFPDSVPFPSKSNNSFTPYTIPSSKSQLGGGLPVWITNIRKLPDGRITFHIGYEYH, encoded by the coding sequence ATGTTCAAGAGCCGTTATGGGATAGGACTAGTCATTTTGTGTGGGGGGATGAGTTGGGCGGTGGTGCGCTCAGCGGAGGAGGTGGCTCCCCATCCCCGCCTCGTCTTGCCGGGATATCGCACGGTGGTCGATGCCGTGCGTGCTGACCCGAAGCAATTCCGCCTGCAAGTGGCCAGTACCCCGACTCCCGCGGGTTTCCTGGGAGTTGTCCTGGCCGAAAAGAATGGGGCGGTGATCGTCGAGGAGGTTGCTTTGGATTCTCCGGCAGAAGCCGCCGGTTTGCAAGCGGGGGATCGCCTGTTGGCCTTGGATGGTCAGCCAGTCCGGCACCTGACAGCAGCACGAGAATACCTGCGTGATCTGCTCGCAGGCCATACGCTCCAGTTAGAAATCGAGCGGAAGGGCCTACGTCAGAAACTTCAGGCCACTCTGACGCCGGTGTCCGCTCCCCTAGCCCCTCCGGAGCGTCCATTCGGCAAAGGACCTGCGGGGAAGTTCGGTGGCTGGGACGATCGTTTGCCTCGCGCCTGGCGCAAATCGGTCTATCGCCTGGCTGTGTTGGGTATTGAATATCCCGATGTCAAGCACAATCCCAAAATCACGGCGGAGGATTGGACGCGAGCCTTCTTCAGTACGGACGAGTACCAAGACAAATCCCCAACGGGAGAGAAAGTTTATGGCAGCATGCGGGATTACTACCACGAGGTAAGCTACGGCAAGCTGAAGCTGGAGGGGCAATTCCTCGGCTGGGTGCAGGTGTCCAAAAAACGCCAGGACTACTCGACGGGAAGCAGCAGCTCTCCAGCGGAACGGCGAGCCTTACTGGTCGAAGCCTTGGATGCCTACACGGCCAAGCATGGGAAGGATTCGCTCAAGGATTTTGACGGCGTTTGCTTCCTGTATGCAGGGGGGCGAGTGCAAACCAGTCGCGGCGGGTTGTACTGGCCGCATCGGGCCAACGTGACCTATCAGGGCCGGTCAATTCCCTACTTCATCGTTCCGGAAGGAGGGAACCGCATGACTGATATCAGCGTCTGCTGCCATGAGTTTGGCCATTTACTCGGCCTGCCGGACCTGTACGCGCGGCCCGAACAACCGGGCAGTGAAGGGGTGTGGCAATGGTGTGTCATGTCGAATCAATTAGGCGGCGGGCGGCCGCAACATCCCTCGGCTTGGTGTAAAGAACAACTGGGGTGGATCGAACCCGTGGTGCTCGACCCGCGCATTCCCCAAAAGTTGATTCTCAGCCCAATCTGGAATGATCCCCGGCAATGTTACAAGGTCATGATCCGGCCCGATGGCACCGAGTATTTCCTCCTGGAATACCGTACCCGCAACGGTTGGGACGCCGGCTTACCAGCGGAGGGTTTGCTCATCTGGCGGGTCTTCGCCGGTGCAAATCGTGGCGGCCAACCTGTGTATCTGGAGGAATCCCACGGCATTCAGGGAGCTAGCGGACCGCGCCTGTTCCCCGACAGCGTCCCCTTTCCGAGCAAGTCCAACAACAGCTTCACCCCTTATACTATCCCCAGCAGCAAAAGTCAGTTGGGTGGAGGACTCCCCGTCTGGATCACCAACATCCGGAAATTGCCTGATGGCCGTATCACTTTCCACATTGGTTACGAGTACCACTGA
- a CDS encoding c-type cytochrome — translation MASRCQGGPRTNDRRWFWCLALIVTGVGSSGCHSPASSVQEPAQLFQLHCARCHAQVGEVGGPQLGASQGPDLREIGRRRSPEWIADYIRQPTNRRPNTRMPAFAGQLSEEQIRALADYLYQRSATSPSRTPTAPSLRGSDEHSTD, via the coding sequence GTGGCTTCCCGATGCCAAGGAGGGCCACGAACTAATGACCGCCGCTGGTTCTGGTGTCTCGCCTTGATCGTAACGGGAGTGGGAAGCAGCGGCTGCCACAGCCCGGCTTCCTCCGTACAGGAACCTGCCCAACTGTTCCAACTCCATTGCGCGCGCTGCCATGCTCAGGTCGGCGAAGTCGGGGGACCACAATTGGGAGCCTCCCAAGGTCCCGATTTACGGGAGATTGGCCGACGGCGCTCCCCAGAATGGATCGCTGATTACATCCGGCAACCGACCAATCGCCGGCCGAATACTCGTATGCCCGCCTTTGCCGGCCAGCTCAGCGAGGAGCAAATCCGCGCCCTAGCGGACTACCTCTATCAGCGAAGCGCTACCTCCCCTTCCAGGACGCCGACCGCTCCCTCACTTCGCGGCAGCGATGAACATTCGACAGATTAG
- a CDS encoding DUF3782 domain-containing protein, translating to MASSIDELLQDPAFRAKFLELLDRDPAFREEVRRKLLSEELLALPERMEQFRREMEEAIARLRQEMNEQFRRVWEVIEQNNRQIAALTVRMERVEEQIAALTVRMERVEEQIAALTVRMEKVEEQIAALTVRMERVEEQIAENSRQIAALTVRMERVEEQIAALTVRMERVEEQMEKHTEELRSISQSIGRMQERWGLLHEDLAEDQMPYILERSQRIVRRIAKVQYDGEVDLVLEVEEANGFRFTLVLEVKGRVFSSRPFEQILQRLADADFLNWLRREGFPEPYVPAVFAMALYGRIETVAQDLGVGLYDPKRGEIFIPPLSTSA from the coding sequence ATGGCATCCTCGATTGATGAGTTGCTGCAAGATCCCGCATTCCGAGCCAAGTTTCTGGAGCTGCTCGATCGGGACCCCGCCTTTCGCGAGGAGGTCCGCCGCAAACTTTTGAGCGAAGAATTGCTGGCGCTCCCTGAGCGGATGGAACAATTCCGGCGCGAGATGGAGGAAGCCATCGCTCGCTTGCGTCAGGAAATGAACGAACAATTTCGGCGTGTTTGGGAGGTTATCGAGCAGAATAACCGTCAGATAGCAGCGTTGACGGTGCGGATGGAGCGTGTGGAGGAGCAGATAGCGGCGTTGACGGTGCGGATGGAGCGTGTGGAGGAGCAGATAGCGGCGTTGACGGTGCGGATGGAGAAGGTGGAGGAGCAGATAGCGGCGTTGACGGTGCGGATGGAGCGTGTGGAGGAGCAGATAGCGGAGAACAGTCGTCAGATAGCGGCGTTGACGGTGCGGATGGAGCGTGTGGAGGAGCAGATAGCGGCGTTGACGGTGCGGATGGAGCGTGTGGAGGAGCAGATGGAGAAGCATACGGAGGAGCTTCGGAGCATCAGCCAAAGCATCGGACGCATGCAAGAACGGTGGGGGTTGCTTCACGAGGATTTGGCGGAGGATCAAATGCCGTACATTCTGGAGAGAAGCCAGCGGATCGTGCGGCGAATTGCCAAGGTTCAGTACGATGGGGAGGTGGACTTGGTCCTGGAGGTGGAGGAAGCCAACGGCTTTCGTTTCACCTTGGTGCTCGAGGTGAAAGGACGGGTTTTCAGTTCCCGCCCCTTCGAGCAAATCCTCCAACGATTGGCTGACGCGGATTTTCTCAATTGGTTGCGGCGGGAGGGCTTCCCAGAGCCATATGTGCCCGCGGTGTTCGCCATGGCGCTGTACGGAAGGATCGAAACCGTGGCTCAGGATTTGGGTGTCGGGCTTTACGACCCCAAGCGGGGAGAGATTTTCATTCCGCCACTGAGCACTTCTGCCTAA
- a CDS encoding dioxygenase family protein: MMIPAALLPFWTVRGAFAEELTRTPPQTEGPFYPNRLPLDTDNDLLIINDSITPAVGEITHLTGQVLDPKGQPVNNAVVEIWQCDAKGVYLHTSDSARKQDQQDKNFQGFGRFITGSKGEFYFRTIKPVPYPGRTPHIHFKIKKGRRELLTTQLYIQGHPQNERDGIWRSIRDPKQRDNVTRPFEKIPESKIGEWRVHFVIVLGVTPES, encoded by the coding sequence ATGATGATACCCGCAGCCCTGCTCCCGTTCTGGACCGTGCGGGGCGCTTTCGCCGAAGAATTAACTCGGACCCCACCCCAAACGGAAGGGCCATTTTACCCGAACCGCCTCCCCTTGGATACAGACAACGATCTGCTCATCATCAACGATTCGATTACACCTGCGGTGGGAGAGATCACCCATTTGACCGGACAAGTTCTGGATCCCAAAGGTCAACCGGTGAATAACGCGGTCGTGGAAATCTGGCAGTGTGATGCGAAGGGGGTGTACTTACACACTTCGGACAGCGCACGCAAGCAGGACCAGCAGGATAAGAACTTCCAGGGGTTCGGCCGCTTCATCACCGGCAGTAAGGGTGAATTCTACTTCCGCACGATCAAGCCCGTGCCCTATCCGGGCCGCACACCCCATATCCATTTCAAAATCAAAAAGGGACGACGCGAGTTGCTAACCACGCAGTTGTACATTCAGGGACACCCCCAAAACGAGCGGGACGGCATTTGGCGCAGCATTCGCGATCCCAAACAGCGGGACAATGTGACTCGTCCCTTCGAGAAAATCCCAGAGTCCAAGATCGGCGAGTGGCGAGTGCATTTCGTCATCGTGCTCGGAGTGACTCCCGAAAGCTAG
- a CDS encoding apiosidase-like domain-containing protein translates to MFLQSVFQSQSAVIRDTGRQRLFRGFGMGLGIVLVGCWVTPWIPAVIAANPTVHQWGVFEAVFISEQDYPEPLWDVRLEVTFTGPQGQKWVREAFWDGGRTWRVRFSPPAVGAWSWHTHARPAQDKGLHEQKGQFQAVAYQGKNPLYRHGALRVAATGTHLEHVDGTPFFWLSDTAWNGVLRARPEDWQRYLSVRRQQGFTAVQFVSTQWRGANKTLTEHVFTRNRRLGMELETMRKLDQKVAMVNEEGLIAAPVLLWALTANDPGIVLPEAEAQRLCEYLIARWGAYQVVWILGGDSTYRDTERWQRLGRALFPHPSRDRLVTLHPSTQNWVWDRFGAEPWVDFLGYQSGHGDNADHLRWLIEGPPAKQWNRKPIKPVINLEPNYEDHPSYHSRQLFQPYHVRRAAYWSLLVTPPAGVSYGHHNIWPWLEQRGPVEGHKRLGEASPWSTSLQTSGAEAMGILKAFFLSGPWTQLRPAPNVLAEQPGAKAPAHFIAAAATPTKKWMVIYTPVGGTLRLRRAALPETFQAYWFDPRTGKKQPAQLEPQDQDAIGKTPDSQDWILDIRSD, encoded by the coding sequence ATGTTTCTGCAAAGTGTGTTTCAGTCCCAGTCAGCCGTCATTCGTGATACCGGCCGCCAACGGTTGTTTCGCGGCTTTGGGATGGGACTAGGCATAGTCTTAGTGGGTTGTTGGGTCACTCCTTGGATCCCTGCGGTCATCGCTGCCAATCCGACTGTTCATCAATGGGGAGTGTTTGAGGCCGTCTTTATCAGCGAACAAGACTATCCGGAGCCCCTCTGGGACGTGCGGCTTGAAGTCACCTTCACTGGTCCCCAAGGGCAGAAGTGGGTGCGGGAAGCCTTTTGGGACGGCGGCCGAACTTGGCGGGTTCGCTTCAGCCCGCCAGCGGTGGGAGCGTGGTCTTGGCATACCCATGCTCGACCAGCCCAAGACAAAGGTTTGCACGAACAAAAGGGTCAATTTCAGGCGGTTGCTTACCAAGGGAAGAACCCTTTGTATCGGCACGGCGCCTTGCGCGTCGCCGCGACCGGAACTCATCTCGAACACGTTGATGGCACACCGTTTTTCTGGCTCAGTGATACTGCTTGGAATGGAGTCCTCCGAGCGCGGCCTGAAGATTGGCAGCGTTATCTCAGCGTTCGGCGGCAGCAGGGATTCACCGCCGTGCAGTTCGTTTCGACTCAATGGCGCGGAGCGAACAAAACCCTAACAGAACATGTTTTTACCCGCAATCGGCGATTGGGGATGGAATTAGAAACCATGCGAAAGCTCGATCAAAAGGTGGCGATGGTCAACGAGGAGGGTTTGATCGCAGCACCGGTCCTCCTGTGGGCACTCACGGCCAATGATCCCGGCATAGTGTTACCTGAGGCTGAAGCCCAGCGCCTGTGCGAATATCTCATCGCCCGTTGGGGAGCTTATCAAGTTGTTTGGATTTTGGGGGGAGATAGTACCTACCGCGACACCGAGCGCTGGCAGCGGTTGGGCCGAGCGCTATTTCCGCACCCATCCCGCGATCGGCTCGTGACGTTGCATCCTTCGACTCAGAATTGGGTTTGGGATCGATTCGGAGCCGAACCCTGGGTTGACTTCCTTGGCTACCAATCGGGCCATGGGGATAACGCTGACCACTTGCGTTGGCTAATCGAAGGTCCGCCCGCTAAGCAGTGGAACCGCAAGCCGATCAAACCGGTTATTAACCTGGAACCGAATTACGAAGATCATCCTTCCTACCACAGCCGCCAACTTTTCCAACCGTATCATGTCCGCCGCGCTGCTTACTGGTCGTTGTTAGTCACGCCCCCGGCCGGGGTGAGTTATGGGCACCACAACATCTGGCCCTGGTTGGAACAACGTGGTCCCGTGGAAGGGCATAAACGGTTGGGGGAGGCTTCTCCTTGGAGCACGAGTCTTCAGACCTCGGGTGCTGAAGCTATGGGCATTCTCAAAGCGTTCTTTCTCAGCGGTCCCTGGACGCAGTTGCGGCCAGCTCCGAATGTGTTAGCTGAACAACCCGGTGCCAAAGCCCCTGCTCATTTCATAGCCGCAGCCGCTACGCCGACAAAAAAATGGATGGTTATCTACACGCCCGTAGGCGGTACCTTGCGATTGCGCCGTGCCGCGTTGCCCGAAACATTCCAGGCCTACTGGTTTGACCCGCGAACCGGCAAAAAGCAACCGGCCCAACTAGAACCCCAAGATCAGGATGCGATTGGGAAAACTCCTGACTCACAGGACTGGATTTTAGACATTCGCTCAGATTAA